A genomic region of Pithys albifrons albifrons isolate INPA30051 chromosome 20, PitAlb_v1, whole genome shotgun sequence contains the following coding sequences:
- the CNTRL gene encoding centriolin isoform X3, with protein MKAQKAGKEQQLDMMNKHCQQLEGRLDEMLSRIAKETEEIKDLEQQLTDGQIATNEALKRDLESIIVGLQEYLQSVKCQAKQANEQCKKLQKDKESLLKRLADLEEDKNNLEVVAMDAENMRKEIAMLESALQEQQEVTESLRDAQGKVSAYEAELEAQLRERDAEAKQQKEEFERLKQLSQMELSALQAELEKERQVLENAQTKAQLAEEKEQQNHKLLCQFKQLQGDNNLLKEQLKDLQNQLNHAVGNLIHPEEVLACINELRQKLQAGAGEIKCPSSADVVGKSLASLQREFNDILADAEREKEKAQAGQRQLQEEMVSQQEKLEELQEKYRKVKAENRQNKNKVHQLENEIQRLHEKIKSMEEIQGLADQQLQEADEEKEAVLAQLEDLEKRKQIEDARAQLQVVSLDKELKELQRAIVTSDKLAATELSAAKNQLQALRGTVLRINQERAEEMEEAEEFCAEAARAAQDLARAEAEIELLQQLLKEKEEQFQHELEKAGEKAVASSTQKFEIDKLNEVVEQQKAEVDHLRWLLDNIGTVNKDEVDNLQGEIAALRNELSQHSDCIPSGADPWRRRGYWYYLPPSQASTPASQSTKDSGVCLGCSGTSPSRKGAAQDRLCGREDLPSQGGCWVYSPVRNRLYKGSSGRGKDRRAKADGEGNAGAPVPEEPPCVPPPGTVIYTALPGGAPAPQGTGLYGPPPAAAVAPGSIIHGPPPGGAQVVPGPLPPHCPVPLVPLGVLHCNVPEHQDLESEVCRLEDTLCSLKSQRNTERCSEAAEHKYRREVAKLQQNVEELECEREELECEVAELRRAAQRQGRHRDFIDGCSDSLAAELQLERSLRQQEDAAEELGCVEKTLLKRRAELREADRLLSEAQVELHSTRGKAKETLQKYNRAKEQLSCTEAEAKELEQRAQDMATKVVKAAQQLRLLQTDTKDLEQHKKEQEGILKEINKMVAERDSEFQSLNQKIEMLSESLQKLQGDIRLAEGNEDHHLQIIREAESLVQGKKTELETLKDQICAQQQELLFLEQQVGQRTGELHALQGCISLREGDLRGALRDGELEAQEKLRHIREIKVLLEELNGEREELDAQLSERRAQLSLLNKDIRKEEENLQGILGQITKHKMELTHVLEMLEMERNELQGLKLQHDQKVNELDKTQVAILEEKLKLENIQRLFQSQQGEVQWQEQLLRKDQEEKEHLVSQVRALQSDIEALAKEKEKLQEDSWSLEKKLSQTRRELTAAEDSTRTALSSVEKMELSVKNLQQEVELLSQQKKALNGEIVAVQEDLQGKKEELEAVKGELSDSRQQLQLVEQGLSSARRQQEELLAEQATLRGHIQEGLRKRRDHQERQKKRENRLQQLQKKIEEKEAELAQQEVVLQHLKQSSEHEGKKLEECAAKVKDQKILLEKELADQHQKLEQTIARVRLAEESLGKLEKEESRCAALQESVRKSNQQLSEREFQLQQKDRKIKCLQKELQVSKSELKQLQDQMVSERREAEKQILSLKEIQKMQRVELERKLQVGTQEDLEERQMEMESAAALLNLEVEDEIRTGFKCPSSSLDPLEDLEASLEAKGSLLCDPGAWERSPLAAGGAELLSLGQSILLPDEQWRGEALRERLQQRQDRLKAQLRRCLAQRAEVLLRGKHRTAGSLRSLQSQLDTLHQLLSSTASPPLAALHSTLSPAGAQAPLPGLAGVPSRPGSVLGSPTTHSCSQGLSR; from the exons ATGAAAGCTCAAAAAGCAGGTAAAGAACAGCAGCTGGATATGATGAacaagcactgccagcagctcgAGGGCCGCCTGGATGAGATGCTCTCCAGGATTGCAAAGGAGACCGAGGAGATCAAggacctggagcagcagctcactGATG GTCAAATAGCAACAAATGAAGCCCTGAAAAGGGACTTGGAAAGTATTATCGTTGGATTGCAGGAATACCTGCAGAGTGTGAAGTGTCAGGCAAAACAGGCCAATGAGCAGTGCAAGAAGTTGCAGAAGGATAAAGAATCTTTGCTAAAAAGATTGGCAGATCTAGAGGAGGATAAAAACAACCTGGAAGTGGTTGCCATGGATGcagaaaatatgagaaaa GAAATTGCAATGCTGGAGAGTGCACtccaagagcagcaggaggtgacTGAGTCCCTTCGGGATGCCCAGGGGAAGGTCAGTGCCTATGAGGCTGAACTGGAGGCCcagctgagagagagagatgctGAAGCCAAGCAGCAAAAGGAGGAGTTTGAGAGGCTGAAACAACTGAGCCAG ATGGAACTGTCAGCCCTGCAGGCTGAACTTGAAAAGGAAAGGCAGGTGTTGGAGAATGCTCAGACCAAGGCACAGCTGGCAGAAGAGAAggaacaacaaaaccacaagcTCCTTTGTCAGTTCAAACAACTGCAG ggaGACAACAATCTCCTGAAAGAGCAGCTTAAAGATCTTCAGAACCAGCTGAACCATGCAGTTGGGAACTTAATTCATCCTGAGGAAGTCTTGGCTTGTATAAATGAACTCAGGCAAAAGCTccaagcaggagctggggagatTAA ATGTCCAAGTTCAGCTGATGTTGTAGGGAAAAGCCTTGCCAGTCTGCAGAGGGAATTTAATGACATCCTGGCTGAtgctgagagggaaaaagagaaagcacaggCTGGACAGAGACAATTGCAGGAGGAAATGGTGTCCCAGCAGGAAAAACTGGAGGAGTTACAGGAGAAATACAGAAAG GTTAAAGCTGAAAACAGGCAGAATAAGAACAAGGTCCATCAGTTAGAGAATGAAATTCAGCGTTTACATGAGAAGATAAAGAGCATGGAAGAGATTCAGGGCCTTGCtgaccagcagctccaggaggcaGATGAGGAGAAAGAGGCTGTTCTGGCTCAGCTGGAGGATTTAGAGAAGAGG AAACAAATAGAAGATGCCAGGGCCCAGCTGCAGGTTGTGAGTCTGGataaagagctgaaggagctgcagagagccATTGTCACCTCAGATAAGTTGGCAGCCACAGAGCTCTCTGCTGCTAAAAACCAGCTCCAGGCCCTTCGGGGGACTGTGCTCAGGATCAACCAGGAGAGAGCTGAG GAGATGGAGGAGGCTGAAGAGTTCTGTGCTGAGGCAGCTCGAGCTGCCCAGGACCTGgccagagcagaggcagaaataGAACTGTTACAGCAGCTCctcaaagagaaggaagagcag TTTCAGCATGAACTggagaaagctggagagaaggCTGTTGCATCAAGCACTCAGAAGTTTGAAATAGATAAACTAAATGAAGTTGTGGAGcaacagaaagcagaagttGACCATTTAAGATGGTTGTTGGATAATATTGGGACAG TTAACAAAGATGAAGTTGACAACTTACAGGGTGAGATTGCAGCCCTCAGGAAtgagctctcccagcacagtgaTTGTATCCCCAGTGGGGCAGATCCCTGGAGGAGAAGAGGATACTGGTATTACCTGCCACCATCTCAG gctTCAACTCCTGCTTCCCAGAGCACAAAAGACTCTGGAGTGTGTTTGGGGTGCTCTGGCACATCCCCATCCAGgaaaggggctgcccaggacaggctgtgtgGGAGGGAAGACTTGCCCAGCCAAGGAGGGTGTTGGGTTTATTCCCCAGTGAGAAACAGGCTGTACAAAGGAAGTTCTGGTAGAG gtaAAGACAGAAGAGCAAAGGCAGATGGTGAAGGAAACGCAGGAGCTCCTGTTCCAGAGGAgcctccctgtgtgcccccacCTGGCACAGTTATTTACACTGCCCTCCCAGGGGgtgcccctgcccctcaggGCACGGGGCTCTATGGcccccctcctgcagctgcagttgCCCCTGGCTCCATCATCCATGGCCCACCCCCTGGGGGAGCACAGGTGGTTCCTGGCCCTCTGCCCCCACACTGCCCAGTGCCCCTCGTTCCCCTTGGAGTGCTGCACTGCAACGTGCCTGAGCACCAGGACCTG GAGAGTGAGGTCTGCAGGCTGGAGGACACCCTGTGCTCTTTGAAGTctcagagaaacacagagaggtgctcagaggcagctgagcaCAAATACAGGAGAGAGGTGGCAAAGCTGCAGCAGAATGTGGAAGAACTTGAGTGTGAAAGAGAAGAGCTGGAGTGTGAAGTGGCAGAGCTGCGACGGGCGGCACAGAGACAGGGCAGGCACAG GGACTTCATTGACGGGTGCAGTGACAGCCTGGCGGCAGAGCTGCAGTTGGAAAGGTCTCTGAGGCAGCAGGAAGatgctgcagaggagctgggctgtgtggaGAAGACCCTCCTGAAGCgcagggctgagctcagggaggCAGACAGGCTCCTCTCAGAGGCTCAGGTGGagctgcacagcaccaggggCAAG GCTAAAGAGACTCTGCAGAAGTACAATCGTGCCAAGGAGCAGCTGTCCTGCACTGAGGCAGAGGccaaggagctggagcagagggctCAGGACATGGCCACCAAAGTGGTGaaagctgcccagcagctcag GTTGTTACAGACAGATACAAAGGATTTGGAACAGCACAAGAAGGAGCAGGAAGGTATTTTGAAGGAAATCAACAAAATGGTGGCTGAAAGAGACTCTGAGTTCCAGTCACTAAACCAGAAGATAGAAATGCTCTCTGAAAG TCTCCAGAAGCTTCAAGGAGATATTAGACTGGCAGAAGGTAACGAGGACCATCACCTCCAGATCATTAGAGAAGCAGAAAGCCTCGTTCAGGGCAAGAAAACTGAGCTGGAAACACTGAAAGATCAG AtctgtgcccagcagcaggagctgctgttcctggagcagcaggttgGCCAGAGGACAGGAGAGCTCCatgccctgcagggctgcatcTCCCTGAGGGAAGGGGACCTCAGAGGAGCCCTCCGGGATGGGGAGCTGGAGGCCCAGGAGAAGCTGCGCCACATCAGG gaaataaaagtgCTTCTGGAAGAGCTTAATGGTGAGAGGGAAGAACTGGATGCCCAGCTGAGTGAGAGAAGAGCACAACTTTCCTTGCTGAACAAGGATAtcagaaaggaggaggaaaatctTCAGGGAATACTTGGGCAGATCACCAAGCATAAGATGG AACTGACACATGTTCTGGAAATGCTGGAGATGGAGAGGAATGAGCTTCAAGGTTTGAAGCTGCAGCATGACCAGAAGGTCAACGAGCTGGACAAGACTCAGGTTGCAATTCTAGAG GAGAAGTTAAAACTGGAGAACATTCAGAGGTTATTCCAGAGTCAGCAGGGGGAAGTGCAGTGGCAGGAACAGCTGCTCAGGAAGGaccaggaggagaaggaacatCTGGTGTCCCAagtgagagctctgcagagtgaCATCGAGGCCTTGgctaaagagaaggaaaagctgcaagAAGACTCCTGGAGTTTGGAGAAGAAGTTGTCACAAACCAGAAG AGAATTAACAGCTGCTGAGGACAGCACCAGAACTGCACTGTCCAGTGTGGAAAAGATGGAACTGAGTGTTAAGaacctgcagcaggaggtggaGCTGCTGAGCCAACAGAAGAAAGCACTGAATGGAGAGATTGTTGCTGTCCAGGAGGACCTTCAAG ggaaaaaggaagaactgGAGGCAGTGAAAGGAGAGCTCAGTGactccaggcagcagctccagctggtggAACAG GgtctgagcagtgccaggaggcagcaggaggagctgctggcagagcaggcaaCCCTGAGGGGACACATCCAGGAGGGCCTGAGGAAACGCAGGGACCACcaggagaggcagaagaagagggagaaccgactgcagcagctccagaaaaaGATTGAAGAGAAGGAAGCAGAACTGGCCCAGCAGGAAGTG GTTCTCCAACACCTCAAGCAAAGTTCAgagcatgaaggaaaaaaactggaaGAATGTGCAGCTAAAGTGAAGGATCAGAAaatcctcttggaaaaggaactTGCAGATCAACACCAGAAACTGGAGCAGACAATAGCAAGAGTCAGGCTGGCAGAGGAGAGCCTTGGGAAGCTGGAAAAGGAGGAGTCCAGATGTGCAGCTCTGCAAGAAAGTGTCAGGAAAAGCA ACCAACAGCTCTCGGAAAGAGAATTCCAGTTACagcaaaaagacagaaaaataaagtgtcTTCAGAAAGAGCTGCAGGTCTCCAAGTCTGAGCTAAAGCAGCTCCAAGATCAGATGGTGTCAGagaggagagaagcagaaaaacaaatcctgagtctgaaagaaatacagaaaatgcaaaggGTGGAGcttgaaagaaaactgcag gttgGAACCCAGGAAGACCTGGAGGAGAGACAGATGGAAATGGAGAGTGCAGCAGCATTGCTTAACCTGGAGGTTGAAGATGAAATCAGGACAGGGTTTAAATGTCCAAGCTCATCTCTAGACCCTCTGGAGGATCTGGAAGCGTCTCTGGAAGCCAAGGGCAGCCTGTTGTGTGACCCTGGTGCCTGGGAGCGCAGCCCCTTGGCCGCTGGGGGCgcagagctgctgtccctggggcagagcatcCTGCTCCCG